In one window of Methanolobus mangrovi DNA:
- a CDS encoding molybdenum cofactor biosynthesis protein MoaE, with product MIKITHDDFDINAMISQARTSKMGAMVTFLGTVRDDGMDLLQFEVYEEVAISELETIRNEAFEKFDIESVDVIHRIGELPVGENILLIIVGAGHRKEAFDACEYILERIKESVPIWKKEIGDAGDRWIPGEAYNS from the coding sequence ATGATAAAAATTACACATGATGACTTTGATATAAACGCAATGATATCTCAGGCAAGAACTAGTAAAATGGGTGCAATGGTTACTTTCCTGGGAACTGTCAGGGATGATGGGATGGACTTACTTCAGTTCGAGGTTTATGAAGAAGTGGCCATCAGTGAACTTGAAACCATACGTAATGAAGCCTTTGAAAAATTCGACATTGAAAGTGTGGATGTTATTCACCGAATAGGGGAATTGCCTGTGGGTGAGAATATCCTCTTGATAATTGTAGGTGCAGGGCACCGCAAGGAAGCATTTGATGCATGCGAGTATATTCTCGAGAGAATAAAGGAAAGTGTCCCCATATGGAAAAAGGAAATAGGGGATGCCGGTGATCGCTGGATACCCGGGGAAGCCTATAATTCCTGA
- a CDS encoding HesA/MoeB/ThiF family protein, whose amino-acid sequence MLGKEELERYSRQIMLFGEDGQKRLKDAKVFIAGAGGLGCPIVLYLAVAGVGHLRIADRDSVESSNLNRQVLHWESDIGREKVLSVEDKLQAANPHINVETFHLTIDESNIRELVGDADIIVDAMDNYPVRYLLNQVAHEKGIPLIHGAIRGFDGQAMTIIPGESACFNCVFPSPPPTEVFPVVGVTPGIIAMIQANEVIKYLVGTGELLTNRLLIWNGLYSEMETLKVSRRKDCKVCCNIGKLQE is encoded by the coding sequence ATGCTAGGCAAAGAAGAGCTTGAACGTTATAGCAGGCAGATCATGCTTTTTGGTGAGGATGGCCAGAAACGATTAAAGGATGCAAAGGTTTTCATTGCAGGTGCAGGGGGACTGGGGTGTCCGATAGTCCTTTATCTTGCTGTTGCCGGTGTGGGACACCTGAGAATTGCAGATCGTGATTCTGTGGAGTCAAGCAACCTTAACCGTCAGGTACTGCACTGGGAATCGGATATAGGCAGGGAGAAAGTATTATCTGTTGAAGATAAACTCCAGGCTGCAAATCCGCATATTAACGTCGAGACATTCCATCTGACAATAGATGAGTCCAATATCCGGGAGCTGGTAGGTGACGCTGACATTATAGTCGATGCAATGGACAATTACCCTGTCCGTTATCTTCTCAATCAGGTTGCCCACGAAAAAGGTATACCTCTTATTCATGGTGCTATCCGTGGTTTTGATGGTCAGGCAATGACGATCATTCCCGGGGAAAGTGCATGCTTCAACTGTGTTTTTCCCAGTCCTCCGCCAACGGAAGTATTTCCTGTTGTTGGCGTGACCCCTGGTATAATTGCTATGATACAGGCTAACGAAGTTATCAAGTATCTAGTGGGTACCGGTGAGCTTCTGACCAACCGTTTGCTCATATGGAATGGTCTTTACTCGGAGATGGAAACACTGAAAGTATCCCGAAGGAAGGATTGCAAGGTGTGTTGTAACATCGGCAAGTTGCAGGAGTGA
- the pscS gene encoding O-phospho-L-seryl-tRNA:Cys-tRNA synthase: MDIRAQKTFEALFALEDVREMLRQSLPGSTGPTDMDGFNEQIRHIRSVIDDLEAGTGVPEITKIGGTLGIRSREEEYVNIQPIQAAGRLTPEARKALIAYGDGYSTCDSCRKPFRLDKISKPPIADFHQELAAFLNMDTARVVPGARRGFQAVTSSLVKPGDTVIVSSLAHYTEFLAVEGAGGVVKEVPLNENNIITADAVADRIEDVTAETGKLPALIMIDHFDYQLANEHDVSGIGKVARQYDIPFLYNGAYTVGVMPVDGKKIGADFIVGSGHKSMASPAPSGVLATTDEWADVVFRTTQMTGDLTNRKFGVKEVEMLGCTLMGSTLMAMIASFPTVKERTQKWDEELKKSNFLMDKLLEIEGSAVLSEYPRKHALSKVDTTGSFDVVAEKHKRRGFFFSDELTKRGIVGEFAGATRAWKLSTYGLSWEKINYLADSLQDIAEKYEIKVNRDKL, encoded by the coding sequence ATGGATATCAGAGCACAGAAAACATTTGAAGCGCTATTTGCCCTTGAAGACGTCCGCGAAATGCTGCGTCAGTCACTACCAGGTTCGACTGGCCCGACAGATATGGATGGGTTCAATGAGCAAATACGGCATATCAGGTCGGTAATAGACGACCTGGAAGCTGGAACCGGCGTTCCTGAGATCACTAAGATCGGCGGAACACTGGGTATTCGAAGCCGTGAGGAAGAATACGTTAATATCCAGCCAATACAGGCAGCAGGAAGACTAACCCCGGAGGCCCGCAAGGCACTCATTGCATATGGGGACGGATACTCTACCTGTGACAGTTGTCGTAAGCCCTTCAGACTTGACAAGATATCCAAACCGCCCATCGCTGATTTCCACCAGGAGCTTGCTGCTTTCCTTAACATGGATACGGCTCGTGTAGTCCCTGGAGCACGAAGAGGATTCCAGGCTGTCACATCAAGCCTTGTGAAACCGGGGGATACTGTGATCGTCTCATCTCTGGCACACTACACAGAGTTCCTTGCAGTTGAAGGTGCAGGCGGTGTAGTGAAGGAAGTCCCTCTTAATGAGAATAATATTATCACAGCCGATGCAGTGGCAGACAGGATAGAGGACGTTACTGCTGAGACCGGAAAGCTTCCCGCACTTATCATGATCGACCATTTCGATTATCAGCTTGCAAATGAGCATGATGTAAGTGGGATCGGGAAGGTTGCCCGCCAATATGATATTCCTTTCCTCTACAACGGAGCGTATACCGTAGGTGTGATGCCTGTGGATGGAAAGAAGATCGGTGCTGACTTTATAGTTGGTTCCGGTCACAAAAGTATGGCGTCCCCTGCACCATCAGGTGTCCTTGCCACAACCGATGAATGGGCTGATGTGGTATTCAGGACAACGCAGATGACAGGTGACCTGACCAATCGCAAATTCGGAGTTAAAGAGGTCGAGATGCTTGGATGTACTCTTATGGGCTCGACCCTGATGGCAATGATAGCCTCTTTCCCCACAGTGAAAGAGCGTACCCAGAAATGGGATGAAGAATTAAAGAAATCCAATTTCCTCATGGATAAGCTGCTCGAAATAGAAGGAAGTGCAGTATTATCTGAGTACCCGAGAAAGCACGCCCTTTCAAAAGTTGACACCACCGGAAGCTTTGATGTGGTTGCAGAAAAACATAAGAGAAGAGGTTTCTTCTTCTCCGATGAACTCACAAAGAGGGGAATAGTAGGGGAGTTTGCTGGCGCAACCCGCGCGTGGAAGCTCAGTACCTATGGTCTCTCATGGGAAAAGATCAACTATCTTGCAGATTCCCTTCAGGATATTGCAGAGAAATATGAAATAAAGGTCAACAGGGATAAACTTTGA
- a CDS encoding transcriptional regulator yields MKLPCQMIVWDVLPAIRAAIAEELVNCGLSQQEVAKELEMAPSAVSQYLSKKRGYRIVFDEDVKKSIRVLAEDMEAGRVDNLAARICDICHQLREDEQQCHNSESEK; encoded by the coding sequence ATGAAATTACCCTGTCAGATGATTGTCTGGGATGTTTTGCCAGCCATCAGAGCAGCAATTGCAGAAGAACTCGTTAACTGCGGCCTTTCCCAGCAGGAAGTTGCCAAAGAACTGGAAATGGCACCTTCGGCTGTTTCACAATACCTCTCCAAGAAAAGAGGTTATCGCATAGTATTTGATGAAGATGTCAAGAAATCCATACGCGTTCTTGCAGAAGACATGGAAGCAGGCCGTGTTGATAACCTTGCAGCAAGGATATGTGACATCTGCCACCAATTGCGTGAAGATGAGCAGCAATGCCATAATAGTGAAAGTGAAAAGTAA
- a CDS encoding aminotransferase class V-fold PLP-dependent enzyme: MLNVKRIRGDFPILGDVSYMDNAATSLSPEQVLSSTNDFERHYRANVGRGVHRLTNVASQRYWHAHQKIARFIGGESGITVLTKNTTEAINMVACGTKWNKGDKVVTTILEHHSDFLPWMRLRKRGVNVSIIRTDAHGSLDIKDFEAAIDENTKIVAVTHASNVLGNLLPVKEIAAICHEKGAKLLVDGAQSVPHIPIDVKELGCDYLCFSGHKMLGPTGTGILWMKEEGLQPLMLGGGMIGKVSVDDYTLAEGYEKYEAGTPNISGMIGLATAIDYLDDIGMQNIKEHEDKLTKRLLSGLHGIENVTVYGPENIHERIGVVSFNVEGMHPHEVAHILDEGAAIMTRSGEHCCQPLMNHMGLESGTVRASLYLYNTDEEVDLLIDTMEELTRRL; the protein is encoded by the coding sequence ATGCTAAACGTTAAGCGGATAAGAGGCGATTTTCCAATCCTCGGGGACGTATCCTATATGGATAATGCCGCAACCAGCCTTTCCCCGGAACAGGTGCTTAGCTCCACAAACGATTTTGAAAGGCATTATCGGGCCAATGTAGGACGAGGTGTACACAGACTTACGAATGTAGCTTCCCAGCGTTACTGGCATGCACACCAGAAGATAGCCCGGTTCATTGGCGGAGAGAGTGGCATTACCGTGCTTACGAAGAATACAACAGAAGCCATCAATATGGTTGCCTGCGGGACAAAGTGGAATAAAGGTGACAAGGTGGTCACCACGATCCTTGAACATCATTCTGATTTTTTACCGTGGATGCGTCTGCGCAAGAGAGGCGTGAATGTTTCAATAATAAGAACAGATGCCCATGGTTCACTCGATATTAAAGACTTTGAGGCAGCAATAGATGAGAATACTAAGATCGTTGCCGTCACCCATGCCTCAAATGTCCTGGGAAACCTGTTGCCGGTAAAAGAGATAGCTGCCATCTGCCATGAAAAAGGAGCGAAACTACTTGTAGATGGGGCACAGTCAGTTCCGCACATCCCCATTGATGTAAAAGAACTTGGTTGCGATTACCTTTGCTTTTCAGGACATAAGATGTTAGGACCCACCGGAACAGGAATACTGTGGATGAAAGAGGAAGGACTTCAACCGCTGATGCTTGGTGGCGGTATGATAGGAAAGGTATCCGTGGATGATTACACTCTTGCAGAAGGGTATGAGAAGTATGAAGCCGGAACTCCCAATATTTCAGGAATGATAGGACTAGCAACGGCTATAGATTATCTTGATGATATAGGTATGCAGAACATAAAAGAGCATGAGGATAAACTGACAAAGCGACTGCTTTCAGGACTTCACGGTATTGAAAATGTGACTGTTTACGGACCTGAAAACATTCATGAAAGGATAGGTGTCGTATCCTTCAATGTTGAAGGAATGCATCCGCATGAAGTGGCACACATTCTTGATGAGGGCGCAGCTATCATGACACGGTCAGGAGAGCACTGCTGCCAGCCACTTATGAACCATATGGGACTTGAGAGCGGCACTGTCCGGGCAAGCCTCTATCTGTACAACACTGACGAGGAAGTAGACCTTCTGATAGACACAATGGAAGAACTGACAAGGAGATTATGA
- the fdhD gene encoding formate dehydrogenase accessory sulfurtransferase FdhD, with protein sequence MYREVDCIKGDGDSFDLEMHPVIEEMPLAVTVNGRHALTAMVSPDMLREFVIGFLYTEGIIKDTDEIESIKIEDTNASILTKSPFKILVSKKTVLSGCGGSMSYLDIAKLPEIESDLILDSETIRTVVKEALDSQLHVLTGGIHVVGMYNAKGKVCVVEDIGRHNALDKIIGYALEKNIDLSSTYIICSGRISSEMVRKCLTANIPVVVSRGATTTLAIDIARSRGLTIVGFVRSKKMNVYSRGNRITDIPLSISESLREDEKEESKMK encoded by the coding sequence ATGTACAGAGAAGTAGATTGTATAAAAGGAGATGGTGATTCCTTTGACCTGGAAATGCATCCGGTCATCGAAGAGATGCCACTTGCTGTCACTGTTAATGGGAGACATGCCCTTACCGCAATGGTAAGTCCTGATATGCTAAGGGAATTTGTGATCGGCTTTCTTTACACAGAGGGAATAATCAAAGATACGGATGAGATCGAGTCGATCAAAATTGAAGACACAAATGCCAGCATTCTTACAAAAAGTCCTTTCAAGATACTTGTCTCGAAGAAAACGGTCCTTAGTGGCTGTGGCGGGTCAATGTCCTACCTTGATATAGCCAAACTTCCTGAGATCGAGTCGGACCTCATCCTTGATTCTGAAACGATACGTACCGTTGTGAAAGAAGCACTTGATTCACAACTTCATGTATTGACAGGCGGAATACATGTAGTTGGAATGTACAATGCAAAAGGAAAGGTTTGTGTTGTTGAGGATATTGGAAGGCACAACGCACTTGACAAGATAATAGGCTATGCTCTTGAGAAAAATATCGATCTTTCCAGTACATACATCATCTGTTCCGGAAGGATATCATCGGAAATGGTAAGGAAATGCCTGACAGCTAACATCCCGGTAGTTGTCTCAAGAGGAGCAACTACAACACTTGCAATTGATATCGCAAGATCCCGTGGACTTACTATTGTCGGTTTTGTACGCAGCAAAAAGATGAATGTTTACTCAAGGGGAAACCGAATAACAGATATCCCACTTTCCATTTCTGAATCTCTGCGGGAAGATGAAAAAGAAGAAAGTAAGATGAAATGA
- a CDS encoding MoaD/ThiS family protein, with protein MKVKLPSGKTEEMNMGSVTVEELLRHLDISQGEVLVSRDGHIIPEDTVLNNGDNVHIRQVVFGG; from the coding sequence ATGAAAGTAAAATTGCCATCCGGTAAAACAGAAGAAATGAATATGGGATCAGTTACTGTTGAAGAACTGCTGCGCCATCTGGACATAAGTCAGGGAGAAGTGCTTGTGTCAAGGGACGGGCACATCATTCCGGAAGATACCGTACTTAATAATGGTGATAATGTTCACATAAGGCAGGTCGTATTCGGTGGCTGA
- a CDS encoding sensor histidine kinase: MAQLDVNSEIVKVVNDSPVTIFIWKPEEGWPVEFVSENVKQFGYSSEEFLSGRLKYEDIIHPDDIERVHREVTEYSETCVDNFVQEYRILTPSGEIRYVDDRTIVRRDESGNIQYYEGIILDISQRKLSEKIIDCRNQILEGLASGETLNEILARLVRSTKRLIPEAISIVMLLDEEKKHLVHAISLDLPDFYKKAIEGLPIGEGISSCSTAVYTGKRVVVEDIMEHPYWDDLREVAVQAGIRASCCEPIRSSNNEIFGTFGIYFCEPHRPTKEEIDILKANANLAAIAINKKNVLDNAIESEQKLKIILNNVNDQIYISELDGKTLAVNQAVVDTLGYSRNEMLNSYPIDIIPAKDVRQVSKLMKKIEKDGRAVYETEAIHKDGRRIPLEVSARFIIYDGKKVILSVARDITERKRAERKRRLEEERLEALVKLNRMTGASLNEITDFAREEAVRLTESTLGYLAFMNADETALIMHSWSKSAMNECGIKDKRFVYPIKTTGLWGEAIRQRRPIITNDYSHPSPMKKGYPEDHVELTRHMNIPIFDGDHIVAVAGVGNKTEDYDESDVRQLTLLMQGMWNLIQRKQIEDALKQYSDELKMANEELRSINRMKTEFIAERLEFIDGPERAECGIFDDEMVMAIDDQQAKAIDSVLLNSERLKRMVNSLLYMSQEQAGKIVYTFSQTHVDKLISEALMNLILLIDEKGIDLEVNVPEGLPTISSDKDKLTQTLIIIIDNAIKFTPEGGRINIDLSEESAHLHLRISDTGPGIQKDLIPHIFQKFYQMEDSMSRMYQGLESGLYICKDIILEHKGEIWIESEKGKGTTFHIRLPIEVAEGDSTQNIKREMMA, encoded by the coding sequence ATGGCACAACTTGATGTAAATTCAGAAATTGTAAAAGTCGTTAATGACAGTCCTGTGACTATATTCATATGGAAGCCAGAAGAAGGGTGGCCAGTAGAATTTGTCTCAGAGAATGTCAAACAGTTTGGATATTCATCTGAAGAGTTTCTTTCAGGCAGATTAAAGTATGAAGATATAATCCATCCTGATGACATTGAACGTGTACACAGAGAGGTTACTGAATACTCTGAAACATGTGTTGATAATTTTGTTCAGGAATATAGAATATTAACGCCATCCGGTGAAATACGGTATGTTGACGACAGAACTATTGTTCGGAGGGATGAGAGCGGTAATATTCAGTATTATGAAGGTATTATACTTGATATAAGCCAGCGAAAACTCTCTGAAAAAATAATAGATTGCCGCAATCAGATTCTTGAGGGCTTGGCGTCGGGTGAAACTCTTAATGAGATTCTCGCACGTTTGGTGAGATCAACTAAAAGACTTATACCGGAAGCAATCAGTATTGTCATGTTACTGGATGAGGAAAAGAAACATCTGGTTCATGCTATTTCTCTTGATCTTCCGGATTTTTACAAAAAAGCTATTGAAGGACTACCCATTGGTGAAGGTATAAGTTCCTGTTCAACTGCTGTTTACACCGGGAAAAGGGTTGTTGTAGAGGACATAATGGAGCATCCATACTGGGATGATCTTAGGGAAGTTGCAGTCCAGGCAGGCATTAGGGCTAGTTGTTGCGAACCCATAAGAAGTTCGAATAATGAGATATTTGGAACTTTTGGAATCTACTTCTGTGAACCACACAGGCCTACAAAAGAAGAAATTGATATCCTAAAAGCAAATGCCAATCTCGCAGCTATTGCAATAAACAAAAAGAACGTATTGGATAATGCTATTGAATCTGAACAAAAGCTTAAGATCATTCTCAATAATGTGAACGATCAGATCTATATAAGTGAACTTGACGGAAAAACACTCGCTGTTAACCAGGCCGTAGTAGATACATTGGGTTACAGCAGAAACGAGATGTTAAATTCCTATCCAATCGACATAATTCCCGCAAAAGATGTGCGTCAAGTGTCAAAACTTATGAAGAAGATCGAAAAGGATGGAAGGGCGGTATACGAGACCGAGGCTATACACAAGGATGGCAGGAGAATACCGCTGGAAGTCAGTGCCCGATTTATAATATATGATGGGAAGAAAGTCATCCTGTCAGTTGCCAGAGACATCACTGAGCGCAAAAGAGCCGAAAGAAAGCGCCGGCTTGAAGAGGAAAGGCTTGAAGCTCTTGTTAAACTAAATAGAATGACAGGTGCATCGTTGAATGAGATCACCGATTTTGCAAGGGAAGAAGCTGTAAGGCTTACTGAAAGTACGCTTGGATACCTTGCGTTCATGAATGCAGATGAAACAGCTCTTATTATGCATTCCTGGTCGAAAAGTGCTATGAATGAATGTGGTATCAAAGACAAACGTTTCGTGTATCCTATAAAGACTACCGGGTTATGGGGTGAAGCAATAAGGCAGCGCAGACCTATAATCACAAATGATTACTCTCATCCAAGTCCTATGAAAAAGGGATACCCTGAGGATCACGTGGAACTTACCAGGCATATGAATATTCCGATATTTGATGGTGACCATATAGTTGCCGTTGCAGGTGTTGGCAATAAAACAGAAGATTATGATGAATCAGATGTACGCCAGCTTACCTTATTGATGCAGGGCATGTGGAATCTCATTCAAAGAAAACAAATAGAAGATGCCTTAAAACAATATTCCGATGAACTAAAGATGGCAAATGAGGAACTAAGGTCCATTAACAGAATGAAGACCGAGTTCATTGCAGAAAGGCTGGAGTTTATAGATGGTCCTGAGCGTGCAGAGTGCGGTATCTTTGATGATGAGATGGTCATGGCTATTGATGATCAGCAGGCAAAAGCTATCGATTCCGTATTGCTTAACTCTGAAAGATTGAAACGTATGGTAAATTCACTTCTGTATATGAGTCAGGAACAGGCTGGAAAGATTGTATATACTTTTTCCCAGACGCATGTGGACAAACTAATATCTGAAGCCTTGATGAATCTTATATTACTAATAGATGAGAAAGGAATTGATTTAGAAGTTAATGTACCTGAGGGATTACCGACAATAAGCTCTGATAAGGATAAACTGACTCAAACATTGATAATTATTATAGATAATGCGATCAAATTCACTCCAGAAGGGGGAAGAATAAACATAGATCTGAGTGAAGAAAGTGCCCATCTGCACTTGAGGATATCTGATACGGGGCCAGGTATACAAAAAGATCTTATTCCGCATATCTTCCAGAAATTCTATCAAATGGAGGACTCAATGAGTCGAATGTACCAGGGACTTGAATCCGGTCTGTACATCTGTAAAGACATAATCCTTGAACATAAAGGGGAGATATGGATCGAAAGTGAAAAGGGTAAAGGAACAACATTCCACATAAGGCTTCCAATAGAGGTTGCGGAAGGCGATTCCACGCAGAATATCAAACGTGAGATGATGGCATGA
- a CDS encoding helix-turn-helix transcriptional regulator, which yields MKLALLGTLFLSDKRKDLLLLLIERPMNIDEIKSTLNVTSSAMMTQIKILIDQGIILYENDQYRLSSFGEVIVKKMVPLLNTLMVFEDNKQYWENHKVKGIPAHLLESIEELGSCELVEPELNRMYELPKKFTDNLVQSKYIMEISSSFSPTYPYKYIELARKGVRISLIITESVFERFETEYSEQLKDYLGMENTELFVCKEDIDFASSVVTDRFLSLTLFYKNGMFHNHAMMSFEMDALKWGEDMYQFFRQAAQEVTGL from the coding sequence ATGAAACTGGCTTTGTTAGGTACTCTTTTTCTCTCAGACAAAAGAAAAGATCTCCTCCTTCTGCTGATAGAAAGACCTATGAACATCGATGAGATCAAAAGCACACTTAATGTCACGTCCAGTGCTATGATGACGCAGATAAAGATCCTCATTGATCAGGGCATAATACTTTATGAGAATGATCAGTACCGACTTTCCAGTTTTGGTGAAGTTATTGTAAAGAAAATGGTCCCTCTATTAAATACCTTAATGGTCTTTGAAGACAATAAACAATACTGGGAAAATCATAAGGTAAAAGGTATTCCGGCACATCTTCTAGAGAGTATAGAAGAGCTAGGTTCCTGTGAACTTGTTGAGCCGGAACTCAATCGTATGTATGAATTGCCGAAAAAGTTCACCGACAATCTTGTACAGTCAAAATATATCATGGAAATCTCCTCTTCATTCAGCCCTACTTATCCTTATAAATACATTGAACTTGCCAGGAAAGGTGTCCGAATCTCACTCATAATAACAGAGTCTGTATTTGAAAGATTTGAAACGGAGTATTCCGAACAATTGAAGGATTATCTCGGGATGGAAAATACGGAACTTTTTGTGTGTAAAGAGGATATTGATTTTGCCTCAAGTGTAGTAACAGACAGATTCCTTTCATTGACACTGTTCTATAAGAATGGGATGTTCCACAATCATGCTATGATGAGTTTTGAAATGGATGCATTGAAGTGGGGAGAAGATATGTATCAGTTTTTCAGGCAGGCAGCACAAGAAGTGACTGGTCTCTGA
- a CDS encoding methyltransferase cognate corrinoid protein, with protein MKTAILNQLAEAVVEGDDDLAEELSQKALEEGIDPYEAIVDGLAKGMIIVSDKYEKGEAFVPHLLIASGAMYAGMDILTPHMKVEEGAGKRSIGVIGTIEGDVHDIGKNLVKTMMSASGFDMVDLGHDVPVEKFIEVAKEKKADFVSMSALMTTTMTNMERVIEMLQEEGIRDSLIVMIGGAPVSPEFAEKIGADSTHSDSMAATEWAKDAVSKLAPAEQRWSEEKISLGKVKYREILSKKKVKGKTDIGLETAKQIIADFESVAVKTKEEMTHMDRTLAAMGDKKVDRLPVYPLACGVLRKFAGVNYKQYATDINAFVESAYLGSKYLDTDMFVGLIDLSATSSDFGCKIKYPEDDTPSSEGHLEAYEQIEVPEVKEGTRAYELIMASKAATEKLNKELNTPFVGFHEGPLLTLTQLMGADRVLMDMKTHPDVVLEAVQKCTDYICQVSELFFEESACNALCIDNLWSNNVIMDEEDYWKFDGKFVYDQHLPIFKKYDQPYIIHNCADAVHYETQIKKFGTQLYSYAYYPKLRSKGSQNYADLIPKYGDMCCMMGEVNPVEFMDNTPAGVQKIKDDTKDLLKGVLPVLKENGLQSKYVMASGCEIPPGGPLTTVKAMVDTVKELGPDLQKQIFG; from the coding sequence ATGAAAACAGCAATCTTGAACCAATTAGCGGAAGCTGTGGTCGAAGGTGACGACGACCTGGCAGAAGAACTTTCACAAAAAGCCCTTGAAGAAGGTATCGATCCTTACGAGGCGATTGTGGACGGACTTGCAAAAGGAATGATCATTGTAAGTGACAAATATGAAAAAGGTGAAGCCTTTGTGCCACATCTGCTCATCGCATCCGGTGCCATGTATGCAGGTATGGACATACTGACCCCACATATGAAAGTAGAAGAGGGTGCCGGAAAGCGTTCTATTGGTGTGATTGGTACTATCGAAGGAGATGTCCACGATATCGGAAAGAACCTTGTCAAGACAATGATGTCTGCATCCGGCTTTGATATGGTCGATTTGGGACATGATGTGCCGGTCGAGAAATTCATAGAGGTGGCGAAGGAGAAGAAAGCAGACTTTGTTTCCATGAGTGCCTTGATGACCACTACCATGACCAACATGGAAAGAGTAATTGAGATGCTGCAGGAGGAAGGTATCAGAGATTCCCTCATAGTCATGATAGGAGGAGCACCTGTTTCCCCTGAATTCGCAGAAAAGATCGGTGCAGACTCTACACACTCTGATTCCATGGCGGCTACGGAATGGGCAAAGGATGCGGTAAGCAAACTTGCTCCTGCTGAACAGAGATGGAGCGAAGAGAAGATCTCACTTGGTAAGGTCAAATACAGAGAGATCCTGTCTAAAAAGAAGGTCAAAGGAAAGACAGACATCGGTCTGGAAACTGCGAAGCAGATCATTGCAGACTTTGAGAGTGTAGCTGTCAAGACAAAGGAAGAAATGACCCATATGGACAGGACACTGGCAGCAATGGGCGACAAAAAGGTCGACAGATTACCGGTATATCCTCTTGCCTGTGGAGTACTCAGGAAATTTGCCGGTGTTAATTACAAGCAGTATGCCACTGACATCAATGCGTTTGTTGAGAGTGCTTACCTGGGATCCAAATATCTGGATACAGACATGTTCGTAGGGCTCATAGATCTTTCTGCAACATCATCTGACTTTGGATGTAAGATAAAGTACCCTGAAGATGACACACCTTCATCTGAAGGACACCTTGAGGCATATGAACAGATTGAAGTTCCTGAGGTCAAGGAAGGTACTCGCGCCTATGAACTTATAATGGCTTCCAAGGCGGCTACTGAGAAACTTAACAAGGAACTCAATACACCATTTGTCGGATTCCATGAAGGTCCTCTGCTTACCCTTACCCAGCTCATGGGTGCAGATCGTGTCCTGATGGATATGAAGACACATCCTGATGTGGTGCTTGAAGCTGTCCAGAAATGTACAGATTACATCTGCCAGGTATCTGAACTGTTCTTTGAAGAAAGTGCCTGTAATGCACTGTGTATCGATAACCTATGGTCCAACAACGTAATCATGGACGAAGAGGACTACTGGAAGTTCGATGGAAAGTTCGTATATGACCAGCATTTGCCAATATTCAAGAAATACGATCAGCCATACATAATACACAACTGTGCAGATGCAGTACACTATGAAACACAGATCAAGAAATTCGGAACTCAGTTGTACAGCTACGCATACTATCCAAAACTAAGGAGCAAGGGATCACAGAACTATGCAGACCTTATTCCAAAGTATGGCGATATGTGCTGTATGATGGGAGAGGTCAACCCTGTAGAGTTTATGGATAATACCCCTGCAGGTGTTCAGAAAATAAAGGATGACACTAAAGATCTGCTTAAAGGTGTGCTCCCCGTACTCAAGGAGAACGGACTGCAATCCAAGTATGTAATGGCATCTGGTTGTGAGATACCACCTGGAGGACCTCTTACGACCGTGAAGGCAATGGTGGACACTGTAAAGGAACTGGGTCCTGACCTTCAGAAACAGATATTCGGATAA